ATTTGCTTATTAGTAAAGTAGTGTAAATTCAAAACAGGATCCTCTGCCTTTTTCTCAATAAGGATGAATATAGGCAGTGATATTAAGAAGATTAATAAAAATGGCAATACATCTTTAGAGGAAATTGAATTAGCTAAGTCATGAAATTTTAAGTTTGTTGCAGAGTACATTAGAGATAAAATTACTATTGTTAATGCTCCACAGCCCTTCAAATCCATTTTTTTTATAGGTTTTTCATTTTTGTTTTCCTTAAGATTAAGTGCTAAAGTAAGTATTACTAAGCTTATTGGTAGGTTAATGAAGAATAAAAATCCCCAATTAGCATCGCCTGCTATGGAAAGAACAAAGGAACCTATTGTTGGACCTAGAATAGTAGAAATACCAAATATTGCACCTACTAAACCTAGGGCAGTACCCCTTTTTTCAAGAGGGAATGAGGAACCAATATATGCTATGGCAATAGGCATAATTCCACCGCCACCAAGAGCTTGGATTACTCTAGAAAAAAGTAAGAAGTTGTAGCTATTTATAAAGTTTGATAATCCACATAGTAAAGAACCAAAAGCAAATAATGATATAGAAATCATATAAACTTTCTTTCTTCCATGACGGTCTGATAGTTTTGCTGTTATAGGCATTGATACAGCATAAGCTAAAGTATAAATGGTTATAACCCAAACGCTGCTGGAGCCACTTATTCCAAAGAAATTAGAAATTATTGTTCTTGCAGGGGATACAATACCGGAATCAATAGCACCCATAAAAATTCCAAGTAAAAATATAATCATAGCAATAGTTGAAGTTTTACTTTTCATATCAAATTTTCACTCCTTTAAATAATAGATTTGCATTATGAACCATGTTCATTAGAGGTTAAAAAAATATAAAGTATAAGTTAGCTTTTGTAAATAATTTTATTAGAGAAAAACTTAGTAAAAAATAATAGATTTATACAAGTAATACAATATGAACTATGTTCACATTGTATTACTTTAAAAAAAATAATGCAATAGATTTTAGAAAATAAATATAGTTAATTGATATTAATTCATTAGTTTGATTTATTTTACACGTTACACACATAGAATGGCAATTGGAAATAATATGTTGTTTAATCGACACGTTATGCATTTTTGTAACTGTTTTGTAACAATGCTGACATTAATTTGAGATATATTGGTAGGAAATGTAGAATATTATAAGTATTATTAGAACAGATTATTACGATGTTAGTAGAATATAATCACATAAGTAACGAGGGGGACATAAAATGTATTGGTTAAAAAATATGAGAATTAAAACAGAATTAACAGCTAGCTTTATTTTTGTGGCATTACTAATCGGAATAGTTGGATTTATCGGGTCTAAAGATATTAAAAAAGTGGATATTAATAGCCAATTAATTGTAACAAACAATCTAGTACCACTTCAACAAATGACCACTGTCAGGCACAACATTATGCAAATAAAATATAATATGTCACTTATCCTTGATGGGGAGAATAAAAATGAGGTTGATGCGTTAAGTAAATCTATAAAAGATTTAGTTGATAAAGACAATAAACTTATAAGTGAATATGATGCTATTCCAGTTTCACAAATAAAAGCTGAATCTGTTATTCTTGAAAATAAAACTTACGAAGAATTAAAAAAAAATCTTGTAAACTATAGAGGGCAAAGGGACAAGGTAGTTGATATAGTTAAAAGTGGGAAATATGAAGAGGCTAAAGTGGAAGCTAAAGAGTATTTGGCCTTGCAGGATAAGGTTTTAGATGAACTAGGAACAATCGTTGAATGCAATATGAAAGAAGCAGGAGAAATGCAAAGTTTAAATAAAGGGGTTACGAGTAAATCACTTAAAGAAATGCAATCTCTCTTTATAGTAGGTATTTTAATTGCACTTATTCTCGGTTATTTGATATCATCAATGATTTCAAGGCAATTAAAGAAAGTAACTAGCTTTGCAAAGGCCTTTGGAGAAGGAGATTTAACTGAAATAATTGATATCACTAAGAGGGATGAAATAGGTATACTTGCATCTGAACTAAATAAGGCAGGGGGAAATGTTAAAAGCTTAATATCTGAAATAATATCAAGTGTCGCAGAACTAAGCGCAACAAGTGAAGAAGTTTCTGCTACTGCTTTGGACATAACTGAAAAGATGGAACTCATAAATGAATCAACTAGACAGATTACACAGGGTACTGAAGAATTAAGTGCAATAACAGAAGAGGTAAACGCCTCAACAGTGGATATAACTTCTTTTGCACAAGATTTAGCGGAAAAGGCGGCCTTTGGAAATATCTCCTCAACGGAAATTCAAAAAAGAGCACTAAATGTAAAAGAAACGGGGTTAAATTCAAGCAATAATACCCAGAAAATTTATAAGAGCAGACAAGAAGAGATTAACGATGCAATTGAAAAAGGCAAGATAGTTGAGAAAATTAAAATCATAGCTGATACAATAGGCTCAATATCATCGCAGACTAATCTTTTAGCATTAAATGCTGCTATTGAAGCTGCTAGGGCCGGTGAACATGGAAAAGGCTTTTCTGTTGTAGCAGATGAGGTAAGAAAACTTGCAGTGGAATCATCCAACAGTGTATCAGAAATTCAAGAGGTTATTACTAAGGTTCAGGAGGCATTTAAGAACATAACTTATAATGCAGAAGGTGTCCTTAATTTTATTGCCGAACATGTAACACCAAATTATAGCTTTTTTATAGAATCCGGAGAGAAGTATGAGAAGGATGCAGAGTTTTTCAGTAGTATGTCTGATGAAATAGCTAAGAAAGCAAAACTGGTACTTCAATCAATTGAGACCGTTGGTAGTGCAATTGAGAATGTATCAGCAACATCCCAGCAATCAGCTGCTAATAGCGAAGAAATCATGAATGGAATAAATGAAACTACACTTGCTGTTGAGGATATATCTAAGTCAGCTCAAAGCCAAGCGGAAATGGCTGAAAAGCTTAATAATCTAGTTCATAAATTTAAAATTTAATTAAAGATTATAGTAATTCTTTCCTGATTTCTACGGATTTTAAATTATCCAGAGGGCTCAAATCGTCTATCGGATTTCTTTCTAGTTGTAGTACTTTTAAGTTGGTCATATTACTTAAGGGTCTTACATCTTTGATTTTATTTGCACCTAATTGTAAATTTCTTAAACTGGATAATTTATTTAAGCTACTTATTTCTTCAATATCATTAATTGATAATCTCAATGTCATTATATTAGGAAGAGTAGGATATGGTGAGGTATTTACTTTGAATTCACTTTACCCCCCCAAGACTCTATCTACATTTGATTTTATTTGCTTCCATGAAATAATAAAGATTTGAAGCTCCGCCGAGGATTTATATACCTAGAAGATTATGATTTTAAAATACTATTTGTAGACTATGAAAAGCGAAATTTAGAAAGAGACATTGAGTGAGGGTCTAAGAAGGCATTAAAAAAGATTCAAAAGGAAATGAGGAATAGCCGGAACTAAAGTAAGGCTCATAACATGCCGATAATATAATAAAGGAAACTATTATTATATAGGGGGATACGATTAATGAAAAAAGCACCAAAGAAAACAGGCGGATTGAATATTAGGAAAAAACTTATCATGGTGACAGGGTTACTCTTACTTATACCTGTATTTACATTAGGTATAATAAGCTATGAGGTTGCTAAAAAAGAACTTCAAGAAGGTGGGAAGGTATTATTAAAAAACAGCGTGGAAATGACGTTACAGGTAATTGATGAAAATCAAAAGCTTGTAGCTGGAGGCAAGTTAACCCTGGATGAAGCACAAGAGAGAGTTAGGGAGTATATGTTAGGTAAAAGGAATTCAGACGGAACAAGGCCTATTAACAAAAATTTGAGCCTTGGGAAAAGCGGATATTTGTTGGCATACACTCAAGAGGGTGTTGAGGCAGTGCATCCTACACTAGAAGGTAAGAGCGTAATAGATGTTAAAGATAAAAAAGATGGCAGTTATTTTGTTAAGAATCAAATTAAAATAGGAAATAATGGTGGAGGGTATTTGACTTATTGGTGGACTCTTCCTAATTCAGAGAAGATTTCAAACAAAATAACCTACCAAAAGACAGATCCTAATTGGGGCTGGGTTGTTAGTGCAGGAACTTATATGAATGATTTTAATGTGGGGTCAAATAAGATTCTTAATAGTACGCTTATTGTACTT
This DNA window, taken from Clostridium estertheticum, encodes the following:
- a CDS encoding leucine-rich repeat domain-containing protein produces the protein MTLRLSINDIEEISSLNKLSSLRNLQLGANKIKDVRPLSNMTNLKVLQLERNPIDDLSPLDNLKSVEIRKELL
- a CDS encoding methyl-accepting chemotaxis protein is translated as MYWLKNMRIKTELTASFIFVALLIGIVGFIGSKDIKKVDINSQLIVTNNLVPLQQMTTVRHNIMQIKYNMSLILDGENKNEVDALSKSIKDLVDKDNKLISEYDAIPVSQIKAESVILENKTYEELKKNLVNYRGQRDKVVDIVKSGKYEEAKVEAKEYLALQDKVLDELGTIVECNMKEAGEMQSLNKGVTSKSLKEMQSLFIVGILIALILGYLISSMISRQLKKVTSFAKAFGEGDLTEIIDITKRDEIGILASELNKAGGNVKSLISEIISSVAELSATSEEVSATALDITEKMELINESTRQITQGTEELSAITEEVNASTVDITSFAQDLAEKAAFGNISSTEIQKRALNVKETGLNSSNNTQKIYKSRQEEINDAIEKGKIVEKIKIIADTIGSISSQTNLLALNAAIEAARAGEHGKGFSVVADEVRKLAVESSNSVSEIQEVITKVQEAFKNITYNAEGVLNFIAEHVTPNYSFFIESGEKYEKDAEFFSSMSDEIAKKAKLVLQSIETVGSAIENVSATSQQSAANSEEIMNGINETTLAVEDISKSAQSQAEMAEKLNNLVHKFKI